In Pseudomonadota bacterium, one genomic interval encodes:
- a CDS encoding 3-hydroxyacyl-CoA dehydrogenase NAD-binding domain-containing protein: MSEPVTFTTHGDIAVVTIDYPPVNALSLTVRQGIDDAVGRLNQDVALKAAVLICAGRTFIAGADITEFGKPPVDPITPDLMLTIARSQKPIIAALHGTVLGGGFETALACHYRIAHPGTRVGFPEVTLGLLPGAGGTQLLPRLAGIPVALDLITSGRQVKVRSELGRQLVDEVVDTESHDALLDAALNAGRRLIDSGAAIRRLADVVLEQDTQYASLFAQWRDRMAKKKRGQLAVQYGIDSIENAVQLPFDQAIIEERRLFQACRESSQSRAMRHAFFAERRCAKIEDVNESAQPRSVEQVAVIGAGLMGVGIAICFANAGIPVVLLELDQTKVDAGLDKIRSNYERQVSRGRMEEAELARRCDLVAGTTEYSALADVDLVVEAAFESLDVKTIIFTELDAVCKPDAILASNTSYLDIDQIAQVTRRPEQVVGMHFFSPAHIMKLLEVVRAADTSDEVLLTIVALGKRLQKIPVTVRVCYGFAGNRIYARYGAEAQNLLLEGATPDQVDSAFRDWGMAMGPLQVVDLTGLEIGYKARKHQPNLPDDPTYFALSTVFVEEGRIGQKSGAGFYRYEDGQRLVDDGAITLIRETAARLGIEQRKFSADEICRRLVSAIVDEGRAVLAEGIVQRASDIDVIWLNGYGFPRYRGGPMWYAEEEGL, translated from the coding sequence ATGAGCGAACCTGTAACCTTCACCACCCACGGCGATATCGCCGTCGTGACCATTGATTATCCGCCGGTCAACGCGCTGTCGCTGACGGTGCGACAGGGGATTGATGACGCGGTTGGCCGTCTGAACCAGGATGTTGCGCTCAAGGCCGCCGTCCTGATCTGCGCCGGCCGCACGTTTATTGCCGGGGCAGACATTACCGAGTTCGGCAAGCCGCCAGTGGACCCGATCACACCGGATTTGATGCTTACCATTGCTCGGAGTCAAAAGCCGATCATCGCTGCCCTGCATGGAACGGTGCTTGGCGGTGGATTTGAGACGGCTCTCGCGTGCCACTACCGCATTGCCCATCCCGGGACCAGAGTTGGCTTTCCGGAGGTGACGCTCGGCCTGCTGCCCGGGGCCGGCGGTACCCAGCTGCTGCCCAGGCTCGCCGGTATTCCGGTTGCGCTGGATCTGATCACCTCCGGTCGGCAGGTGAAGGTGCGCTCAGAACTGGGTCGCCAGCTTGTGGACGAGGTGGTCGATACGGAGAGCCATGACGCGCTGTTAGACGCTGCGCTTAACGCAGGCCGACGCCTTATCGATAGTGGGGCCGCAATCCGGCGCCTAGCCGATGTGGTGCTCGAACAAGACACTCAGTACGCCAGCCTGTTCGCACAGTGGCGGGACAGGATGGCGAAAAAGAAACGCGGTCAGCTGGCGGTTCAGTACGGCATCGACTCGATTGAAAACGCCGTACAGCTGCCCTTTGATCAAGCGATCATCGAGGAACGGCGGCTGTTCCAGGCCTGTCGAGAATCGTCCCAGTCGCGTGCCATGCGCCACGCTTTTTTTGCCGAGCGGCGCTGCGCGAAGATTGAAGACGTTAACGAGTCGGCGCAGCCTAGGTCGGTTGAGCAGGTGGCCGTTATTGGTGCCGGTCTCATGGGCGTCGGGATTGCGATCTGCTTTGCCAACGCCGGAATCCCGGTTGTGCTGCTGGAGCTTGATCAGACCAAGGTGGACGCGGGTCTCGACAAGATCCGGAGTAACTACGAACGTCAGGTCAGCCGCGGTCGGATGGAGGAAGCTGAGCTTGCCAGGCGATGCGATCTCGTAGCCGGGACTACAGAATATAGCGCCCTGGCTGATGTCGATCTGGTTGTCGAGGCGGCGTTTGAGAGCCTGGACGTCAAGACCATCATCTTCACGGAACTGGACGCGGTCTGTAAGCCTGATGCGATTTTGGCCAGCAACACGTCCTACCTGGATATCGATCAGATCGCGCAGGTGACCCGTCGCCCGGAGCAGGTGGTGGGCATGCATTTTTTCAGCCCCGCCCACATCATGAAATTACTCGAGGTGGTTCGGGCGGCTGATACGTCAGACGAGGTGCTGTTGACGATCGTTGCATTGGGCAAGCGATTGCAAAAGATTCCCGTTACCGTCCGGGTTTGCTACGGATTCGCCGGCAATCGTATTTATGCGCGCTACGGTGCAGAGGCGCAGAACCTGTTGCTGGAAGGGGCGACGCCGGACCAGGTTGACTCGGCGTTCCGCGACTGGGGGATGGCCATGGGTCCGCTGCAGGTGGTTGATCTCACCGGCCTGGAAATTGGTTATAAGGCCCGCAAACACCAGCCGAATCTGCCTGACGATCCCACTTACTTTGCGCTGTCCACGGTATTTGTGGAAGAGGGCCGAATCGGGCAGAAGTCCGGTGCCGGGTTTTACCGATACGAAGACGGCCAACGCCTGGTGGACGACGGTGCCATCACCCTGATTCGCGAAACGGCGGCCCGACTGGGCATTGAGCAAAGGAAGTTTTCCGCTGACGAGATCTGCCGGCGGCTGGTGTCGGCCATTGTGGACGAGGGCAGGGCGGTTCTTGCCGAGGGGATCGTGCAGCGAGCCAGCGATATCGATGTGATCTGGCTAAACGGCTATGGATTTCCTCGCTACCGTGGAGGTCCTATGTGGTACGCGGAAGAAGAAGGTCTGTAG
- a CDS encoding glutathione S-transferase family protein — translation MTSADFRSIVSAANRQLGTNNRNRIIGGSAGSNIRFELYHAGPSLCSHKVRTVMAEKEITYRSHDMNIMPDGKAIPENYRPTYVRMRLLGQHNEGYATGYTGESSVSQQGLDPCVVPTLVDHQKEHVVVDSSAICEYLEGEVDTGTRLVPEGLAEAIAEQGDIVDRAPHVAILYGANPDGDRRPPGLASNIEGVQDRKIRALNAMAAELHPGDPLIEAYKAKISKESGSDKFVHDADSMRHAYAEMANHADDLEAQLKTHSGPWTFGADFTMADVMWTVSLYRLYWLGLGDSLKGAAGRPRVEEYVARAFSRPSFEFAVVNWPFGYSPSPHVPEMDSFGFKMKFLATMIGRRSWREALFG, via the coding sequence ATGACCTCAGCCGACTTCAGATCCATCGTCTCCGCAGCAAATCGCCAGCTTGGCACCAACAACCGAAATCGGATAATCGGGGGGTCAGCCGGCAGCAACATCCGGTTTGAGCTTTATCACGCCGGCCCGTCGCTCTGTTCACACAAGGTGCGCACCGTGATGGCGGAAAAGGAGATTACCTACCGGTCTCACGATATGAACATCATGCCGGACGGCAAGGCGATCCCGGAGAACTACCGTCCCACCTACGTGCGCATGCGGCTGCTCGGGCAGCACAACGAAGGTTATGCCACGGGCTACACCGGCGAGTCCTCGGTCAGTCAGCAGGGGCTTGATCCGTGCGTGGTGCCGACCCTGGTCGATCACCAGAAGGAGCACGTCGTCGTTGACTCCTCTGCCATCTGTGAGTATCTCGAGGGCGAAGTTGACACCGGTACTCGGCTGGTGCCGGAAGGCCTGGCGGAAGCCATTGCTGAACAGGGCGACATTGTGGATCGGGCGCCGCACGTGGCGATTCTCTATGGCGCTAATCCGGACGGTGACCGCAGGCCCCCCGGTCTCGCCTCCAATATCGAGGGTGTTCAGGATCGCAAGATCCGAGCACTCAACGCGATGGCTGCTGAACTGCATCCGGGAGACCCGCTGATTGAGGCCTACAAGGCGAAGATTTCCAAGGAATCCGGCAGCGACAAGTTTGTCCACGACGCTGACAGCATGCGCCACGCCTACGCCGAGATGGCTAACCACGCTGATGACCTCGAGGCCCAACTGAAGACCCACTCTGGCCCATGGACCTTCGGTGCCGATTTCACCATGGCCGACGTGATGTGGACGGTCAGCCTATACCGCCTCTACTGGCTGGGTCTGGGGGACTCGCTGAAAGGTGCCGCGGGCCGGCCGCGCGTCGAAGAATATGTGGCGCGGGCGTTTTCGCGGCCGTCGTTTGAATTCGCGGTTGTCAATTGGCCCTTCGGCTACTCGCCATCGCCGCACGTGCCGGAAATGGACAGTTTTGGCTTCAAGATGAAATTCCTCGCGACCATGATCGGGCGGCGCAGCTGGCGCGAAGCGCTGTTCGGCTGA
- a CDS encoding FAD-dependent monooxygenase, with translation MIETPILIAGGGPVGLVLAHELNRLGVDAILLERNPTTTRHPKMDITNGRSMEIFRRLGLVDALRAVAVPEDHPVSVIWCDDMVGTELARFDYPSVQEMRKLLAEKNDGTMALEPGMRVSQVLLEPVLKQHLDDHSQHITLMFGWSLESLTQDEEGVTATIRSTETGETQQVRSQYLAGCDGAGSVARKTLGIPVNTITPLDFVADDDRTNYRDVARGEPPADAPRVDPMFMIHWESNDLDVFERYGIAWHLQSPLRWSIISQNDKDTWTIHVPVPLYPEVEQMDPKEFLFKLLGCEFDCRVLVANPWYPRLGLADAYGSGRVWLAGDSVHQVIPTGGYGMNTGVGDATALGWVLAANVNGWGGEKLFQAYENERRHVGARNRLASARHSAIRYHINRNTPEDFRAEGSAGEQARHEIGAYIQDAGNLENDAWGIEWGYRYDDSPVICHEDGPAPAYEWEYYDPSSWPGGRPPNVFLEDGQPLFDRFGTGFTLLNFAGLDCATLVAAAEAASIPLDVVEIRDEHAARLYDRNLVLIRPDQHVAWRGNAAPADLHAAGEIMDRVRGV, from the coding sequence ATGATTGAGACACCGATACTCATTGCCGGCGGCGGGCCGGTTGGGCTTGTGCTGGCTCACGAACTCAATCGGCTGGGTGTCGATGCCATTTTGCTGGAGCGAAATCCAACAACCACGCGACACCCGAAGATGGACATCACCAACGGGCGCAGCATGGAGATTTTTCGCCGGCTAGGTCTGGTGGATGCTCTGCGCGCCGTCGCAGTTCCGGAAGACCATCCCGTTTCCGTGATCTGGTGCGATGACATGGTAGGAACGGAACTGGCGCGGTTCGATTATCCAAGCGTGCAGGAGATGCGAAAGCTTCTGGCCGAGAAAAATGATGGGACCATGGCACTGGAGCCGGGCATGCGGGTTTCCCAGGTGCTGCTTGAGCCGGTCTTGAAGCAACACCTTGATGACCACAGCCAACACATCACGCTCATGTTTGGCTGGAGCCTTGAGTCGCTGACGCAGGATGAAGAGGGCGTCACCGCAACCATTCGATCCACCGAAACTGGCGAGACCCAGCAGGTTCGCAGCCAATACCTGGCCGGTTGTGACGGCGCGGGCAGCGTGGCGCGGAAAACTCTGGGCATTCCTGTCAATACGATTACGCCACTCGATTTTGTCGCTGACGACGACCGAACCAACTACCGCGACGTGGCCCGGGGCGAACCGCCAGCTGACGCCCCACGCGTCGACCCCATGTTCATGATCCACTGGGAATCGAATGATCTGGACGTCTTCGAGCGGTACGGTATCGCCTGGCACCTGCAGTCGCCTTTACGCTGGAGCATTATTTCCCAGAACGACAAAGATACCTGGACCATCCACGTGCCGGTTCCCCTTTATCCTGAAGTGGAGCAAATGGACCCAAAGGAGTTTCTGTTTAAGCTCCTGGGATGTGAGTTCGATTGCCGGGTGCTCGTCGCCAACCCCTGGTATCCGCGCCTCGGCCTGGCGGATGCCTATGGCTCGGGCCGAGTATGGCTGGCGGGTGATTCGGTACACCAGGTGATCCCCACGGGCGGCTACGGCATGAACACCGGCGTCGGAGACGCGACGGCGCTGGGCTGGGTGCTGGCGGCCAACGTCAATGGCTGGGGAGGCGAGAAGCTCTTTCAGGCTTACGAGAACGAGCGCCGCCATGTCGGTGCGCGCAATCGCCTGGCGTCTGCCCGTCACTCCGCAATCCGTTACCACATCAATCGAAATACGCCGGAAGACTTTCGCGCCGAGGGGTCCGCCGGAGAGCAAGCCCGGCATGAGATTGGCGCGTATATCCAGGACGCAGGCAACCTGGAAAACGACGCCTGGGGCATCGAGTGGGGTTATCGCTATGACGATTCACCCGTCATCTGCCACGAAGACGGCCCGGCGCCGGCCTATGAATGGGAATATTACGACCCATCGTCCTGGCCCGGTGGCCGCCCTCCCAACGTATTTCTTGAAGACGGCCAACCGCTATTCGATCGCTTCGGCACCGGTTTTACGCTGTTAAATTTTGCAGGTCTTGATTGCGCCACGCTGGTGGCAGCGGCGGAGGCGGCCTCGATACCGCTTGATGTGGTTGAGATTCGCGACGAGCATGCGGCCAGGCTCTACGACCGCAATCTGGTATTGATTCGCCCGGACCAGCACGTCGCCTGGCGCGGCAACGCGGCCCCGGCAGACCTTCACGCGGCGGGGGAAATTATGGATCGGGTACGCGGAGTCTGA
- a CDS encoding VOC family protein, translating to MNTPVSGPKASDLSYLRFSAPDLDVMHTFLKDFGLKVTRGETSDGTPALFSRGTDADPFIHSVEEGEPRFLGLGFVMSAANDLELLAGLPGASPIEAMETPGGGHRVRFEDPQGFVVDGFFGWEGTALACPEQRVPVNSGENRARRGAPVRLKAGPAHVKRLGHVVLFVNHFRDSEAWYKERFGFVTSDEIWVEDESNVLGAFLRCDRGPIPTDHHSIFLIGNPDAAPALQHAAFEVNDWDDVMLGHDYLIDKNYKPQWGIGKHILGSQVFDYWHDPYGHILEHFSDGDVFDADHPPGFHSVDVLRGTQWGQRFPHHD from the coding sequence ATGAACACTCCGGTCTCCGGTCCCAAAGCATCCGATCTCTCCTACCTTCGCTTCAGCGCCCCGGATTTGGATGTAATGCATACGTTTCTCAAAGACTTCGGCCTAAAGGTCACTCGGGGAGAAACCTCGGATGGAACGCCGGCCCTGTTCAGCCGGGGCACCGACGCCGACCCCTTTATCCACTCAGTTGAAGAGGGTGAACCGCGTTTTCTTGGCCTGGGTTTTGTGATGTCTGCGGCCAACGATCTGGAATTGCTTGCCGGCTTGCCAGGTGCATCGCCAATCGAAGCCATGGAAACGCCCGGCGGTGGCCATCGCGTTCGATTTGAGGATCCTCAGGGATTTGTCGTTGACGGGTTTTTCGGCTGGGAAGGCACCGCTCTAGCATGTCCGGAGCAACGGGTGCCGGTCAATTCTGGCGAAAACCGCGCCCGGCGAGGTGCACCGGTACGCCTGAAGGCAGGCCCCGCTCACGTGAAGCGGCTGGGCCACGTGGTGCTTTTTGTCAACCACTTTCGCGACAGCGAGGCCTGGTACAAGGAACGCTTCGGGTTCGTCACGTCGGACGAAATCTGGGTCGAAGACGAGTCCAACGTTCTCGGCGCCTTCCTACGCTGCGATCGCGGCCCGATACCCACGGATCACCACAGCATCTTTTTGATCGGCAACCCCGACGCTGCGCCGGCGCTGCAGCATGCAGCTTTTGAGGTCAACGATTGGGACGACGTGATGCTAGGCCACGATTATTTGATCGATAAGAACTACAAACCTCAGTGGGGCATCGGCAAGCATATCCTGGGCAGCCAGGTGTTTGATTACTGGCACGACCCCTACGGACATATCCTCGAGCACTTTTCTGATGGCGACGTCTTCGACGCAGACCATCCGCCAGGCTTCCACTCGGTCGACGTGCTCCGCGGTACTCAGTGGGGACAGAGGTTTCCTCATCATGATTGA
- a CDS encoding glutathione S-transferase family protein gives MPILRDDDIRTREVLDWEGIHLLHFMGSSCSQKTRIFLHLKGIKWESHHVNLPERENYTEWFMGINPRGLVPVLVDDGKVIIESNDILNYLENKFPEPPLIPADGNAEAQELLDTEDALHHDLRAISFRYFFPGVPPRPEELDQQYVKLGSGTVGGEADSHKEQELRFHREMREHGGISDDRVREAVANFKAAFDNLEHRLETSPYLLGDDVSLVDIAWFIYCVRLHGSGYPLEGMHPNLYRWFAALKARPELAKEVMEPPKIVELRTAMHHQQRSDNTTLANVAGL, from the coding sequence ATGCCAATACTCAGAGACGATGACATTCGGACCCGCGAAGTGCTCGATTGGGAAGGCATCCACCTGCTTCATTTCATGGGCTCTTCCTGTTCGCAGAAGACCCGCATCTTTCTGCACCTGAAAGGGATCAAGTGGGAATCCCATCACGTCAATCTCCCGGAGCGCGAGAACTACACCGAGTGGTTTATGGGGATCAATCCGCGTGGACTGGTACCGGTGCTGGTTGACGACGGCAAGGTCATTATCGAAAGCAACGACATCCTGAACTATCTGGAAAACAAGTTTCCGGAGCCGCCGCTGATTCCCGCCGACGGCAACGCTGAGGCGCAGGAGCTTCTCGATACTGAAGATGCCTTACACCATGATCTGCGGGCCATCTCATTCCGCTATTTTTTCCCCGGCGTGCCGCCGCGTCCCGAAGAGCTGGATCAGCAATATGTGAAGCTCGGCTCCGGCACCGTCGGCGGTGAGGCGGATTCACATAAGGAACAGGAGCTTCGGTTTCATCGCGAGATGCGCGAGCATGGGGGTATATCGGACGACCGAGTTCGCGAGGCCGTCGCCAATTTTAAGGCGGCATTTGACAACCTGGAACATCGCCTCGAAACCTCACCCTACCTGCTCGGTGACGACGTTTCCTTAGTGGATATTGCTTGGTTCATCTACTGCGTACGTCTCCACGGCTCGGGTTATCCGCTGGAGGGCATGCACCCAAACCTGTATCGCTGGTTTGCCGCGCTGAAGGCTCGGCCGGAACTGGCAAAAGAAGTGATGGAGCCGCCGAAAATCGTCGAGCTGCGGACCGCCATGCACCATCAGCAGAGGTCGGACAACACAACGCTCGCTAACGTTGCCGGATTGTAG
- a CDS encoding glutathione S-transferase family protein, protein MSSLYRIIGSELSPFSVKIRSWFRFKGIDHEWIVASAAARTEFQEHFRIPVIPVVITPNGTGMQDSTPIIEKLESVSDGPTMDPADPALRFVSCLLEEFGDEWANKWMFHFRWARPVDQRSAALRIAAMREPDVEIDALTSAADAVIERMTGRVWFVGSNEHNARHIENGFSEALSLLDAHLASRAYLLGDRPAFADFGLAPQIQSAATDPSPGALILARFNHVLAWLQRMMWPRVEGDFESLDELAPTLTPFLASQVGARFLPWSLANREALKSGAESFSVELAGHTWTQRPQKYHAKSLAALQQKFNGLVDRQALDPILGDAGCLQPLLALNDGA, encoded by the coding sequence GTGTCAAGCCTCTACCGAATTATCGGGTCAGAGCTGTCTCCGTTTTCGGTCAAGATCCGATCCTGGTTTCGATTCAAAGGTATCGATCACGAATGGATTGTTGCCAGCGCAGCAGCTCGAACCGAGTTCCAGGAGCACTTCCGAATCCCGGTGATCCCCGTCGTAATCACGCCGAACGGCACCGGGATGCAGGACTCAACCCCCATCATCGAGAAGCTTGAGTCGGTCAGCGACGGTCCGACTATGGATCCCGCGGATCCCGCGTTGCGATTTGTCTCCTGCCTGCTTGAGGAATTCGGAGACGAATGGGCTAATAAGTGGATGTTCCACTTTCGCTGGGCGCGCCCGGTGGACCAGCGGAGCGCGGCGCTTCGAATTGCCGCCATGCGTGAGCCGGACGTGGAAATCGATGCCCTCACCTCGGCGGCGGACGCGGTCATCGAGCGAATGACCGGGCGCGTATGGTTCGTCGGATCCAACGAACACAATGCACGGCACATTGAAAACGGGTTCAGCGAAGCCCTGTCTTTGCTCGACGCACATCTGGCGTCCCGGGCTTATCTGCTGGGAGATCGGCCGGCGTTTGCCGACTTTGGACTGGCGCCGCAGATCCAGAGCGCGGCCACCGATCCCTCGCCGGGCGCCTTGATCCTCGCAAGGTTTAATCACGTCCTGGCGTGGCTGCAGCGCATGATGTGGCCACGGGTTGAGGGAGACTTCGAGTCCTTGGATGAGCTGGCGCCGACGCTCACCCCTTTTCTGGCCAGCCAGGTGGGTGCGCGATTTCTGCCGTGGTCGCTGGCCAACCGGGAAGCACTGAAGTCGGGCGCGGAGTCATTCAGCGTCGAACTTGCGGGGCACACCTGGACTCAGAGGCCGCAGAAATATCACGCGAAATCTCTGGCAGCACTGCAGCAGAAGTTCAACGGCCTGGTGGACCGGCAGGCGCTCGATCCGATCCTTGGTGACGCCGGTTGTTTGCAGCCTTTGCTGGCCCTGAACGATGGAGCCTGA
- a CDS encoding arylsulfatase — protein MLGLIALFLSGIALAQDTDEAPKKRPNFLVIVADDMGWSDVGALGGEIRTPTLNELARRGTLMTDYYVAPTCAPTRSMLITGVDNHQAGLGVQSGLRAANQVGINYEGQLHDGVVTVAEVLSSKRYQTFMAGKWHLSYDTAQEPQNRGFDQSFALIPGGASHFGDQLSISPMEVAHYVENGQTIKTLPADWYSSIGYTDKILEYLDARERETPFFAYLAFTAPHDPLQVPDEWLDRYDGHYDIGPVATREARAKRQVELGLISAEAGLWPYARFPGWFPNHAEPWNERSAAERDVDSRPMEIYASMVELMDQQIGRVIAYLTAQGELENTYIVFFSDNGAGRTGPFVYPGVTKDWLEENWDKTWVTPGKPRSFTSMGREWASAAGTPWKMFKNTVAEGGIRSPLIVSGPGVAANTFNKALAHVTDIAPTIYELVGVSPEDDDLFKGKVAPQGASLMPALAGKTETVRASFGVHLFGNRGLRKGEWKISNIGPPLGSGQWQLFNLANDPGEVRDLASAMPEKLQELLSEYDNYLAANEVILPAESPLKAELRALYPGECSWWCETKFKVIGWLN, from the coding sequence ATGCTGGGCCTAATCGCACTGTTTCTGTCAGGAATTGCGCTCGCGCAGGACACCGACGAAGCCCCAAAAAAACGACCTAACTTTCTCGTTATTGTGGCCGACGATATGGGCTGGTCCGACGTTGGCGCGTTGGGCGGGGAAATTCGCACGCCGACGCTGAACGAATTGGCCCGGCGCGGCACGCTGATGACCGACTATTACGTTGCGCCTACCTGCGCCCCCACGCGCTCCATGCTCATTACGGGCGTCGACAACCACCAGGCAGGGCTCGGCGTTCAGTCCGGCCTGCGCGCCGCCAATCAGGTGGGCATCAACTACGAAGGCCAGCTACACGACGGCGTTGTCACGGTGGCCGAAGTGCTTTCATCCAAGCGCTACCAGACCTTCATGGCCGGCAAGTGGCACCTGTCCTACGACACGGCCCAGGAGCCGCAGAATCGGGGCTTTGACCAGTCTTTTGCTCTGATCCCGGGCGGCGCCAGCCATTTTGGCGACCAGCTGTCGATTAGCCCGATGGAAGTCGCCCATTACGTGGAAAATGGGCAGACGATCAAAACGCTGCCTGCCGACTGGTACTCGAGCATCGGGTACACCGACAAGATCCTGGAATACCTTGACGCCCGGGAACGGGAGACTCCGTTTTTTGCCTATCTGGCCTTCACTGCGCCTCACGACCCTCTGCAGGTCCCGGATGAATGGCTGGACCGCTACGATGGCCACTACGACATCGGCCCGGTCGCCACGCGTGAGGCCCGAGCGAAACGCCAGGTCGAACTGGGCCTGATCTCCGCCGAGGCGGGCCTTTGGCCGTATGCCAGATTTCCCGGTTGGTTTCCGAATCACGCCGAGCCCTGGAACGAGCGAAGCGCAGCCGAGCGGGACGTCGACTCCCGGCCGATGGAGATCTATGCCTCGATGGTCGAGCTGATGGATCAGCAGATTGGTCGCGTAATCGCCTATTTGACGGCGCAGGGAGAGCTTGAGAACACCTATATCGTATTCTTTTCCGACAATGGCGCCGGGAGAACCGGCCCATTTGTCTATCCGGGCGTGACCAAAGATTGGCTCGAAGAGAACTGGGACAAAACCTGGGTGACGCCGGGCAAGCCGCGCAGCTTCACCTCCATGGGTCGCGAATGGGCCAGCGCGGCCGGGACTCCCTGGAAGATGTTTAAGAACACGGTGGCCGAAGGCGGCATTCGCTCGCCGCTGATTGTGAGCGGTCCGGGGGTGGCTGCGAACACATTCAATAAGGCCTTGGCCCACGTCACCGATATAGCCCCAACCATTTACGAACTCGTCGGCGTTAGCCCAGAGGACGATGATCTGTTCAAAGGAAAGGTTGCACCGCAAGGCGCTTCCCTAATGCCGGCGCTGGCCGGGAAGACTGAAACCGTTCGAGCGTCCTTCGGCGTGCACCTGTTTGGCAACCGCGGACTTCGCAAAGGTGAGTGGAAAATCAGCAACATCGGCCCACCCCTGGGCTCCGGCCAGTGGCAGCTGTTTAACCTGGCTAACGACCCGGGCGAGGTTCGGGACCTAGCGTCGGCGATGCCGGAAAAGCTCCAAGAACTCCTCAGCGAATACGATAACTATCTCGCCGCCAATGAAGTTATCCTGCCCGCCGAGTCACCGCTGAAAGCCGAACTTCGCGCGCTTTACCCCGGCGAATGCAGCTGGTGGTGTGAAACAAAATTCAAAGTAATCGGATGGCTCAATTAG
- a CDS encoding aromatic ring-hydroxylating dioxygenase subunit alpha, producing the protein MDYADHIKSVKSYIRLPLVYNHWYVAGLAEEFTREPRAKTLLERSIVFYRTEAGEPVAFQNRCLHRSFPLAKGYLEGDNLVCRYHGLRYAPDGSIARIPCQEKTSKRRLHKYPLREMGPFVFIWMGDPEQPDESTLPDLPFLSDPGFRTVFDSADYQGSYMLMQENLNDLTHFAYLHKDTFYFGDFFFELPTEVKKVDGRVWCNRIDKDPRSIGILPPDIQERIKDRPVERWDGGMFVSPGVFKGYAPIYVGEPDAPDREVFKQHIMHYLTPETRSSTHYWWSMSNDFALDNEAYYAGLKSHLAEGFAEDRWACNHMQTLLDNDHIDYNEMKIAGDQAGLLFRRVMLDWVQQEYSE; encoded by the coding sequence ATGGATTACGCGGACCACATCAAGAGCGTCAAAAGCTACATTCGCCTGCCGTTGGTTTATAACCATTGGTACGTCGCTGGACTGGCGGAGGAGTTTACCCGCGAGCCTCGCGCCAAGACGCTGCTCGAACGTTCGATTGTCTTTTATCGAACCGAGGCAGGTGAACCGGTGGCGTTTCAGAATCGTTGCCTGCACCGGTCTTTTCCGCTGGCGAAAGGCTATCTGGAAGGCGACAACCTGGTTTGCCGATACCACGGGCTGCGCTACGCCCCGGACGGGTCAATCGCGCGAATTCCATGCCAGGAAAAGACGTCAAAACGACGCCTGCATAAGTACCCATTGCGTGAAATGGGCCCATTCGTGTTCATCTGGATGGGCGATCCGGAACAGCCCGATGAAAGTACGCTGCCGGACCTGCCGTTTCTCTCCGATCCAGGTTTTCGAACCGTCTTTGACTCGGCAGACTACCAGGGCAGCTACATGCTCATGCAGGAAAACCTGAATGACCTGACCCATTTTGCGTACCTTCACAAGGATACGTTCTACTTCGGGGATTTTTTCTTCGAATTACCCACCGAGGTAAAAAAGGTCGATGGCCGCGTATGGTGCAACCGCATCGATAAGGATCCCAGGTCCATCGGCATCTTGCCGCCAGACATTCAGGAGCGGATAAAGGATAGGCCCGTTGAACGGTGGGACGGCGGCATGTTCGTGTCGCCAGGCGTTTTTAAGGGTTATGCGCCGATATATGTGGGCGAGCCAGACGCGCCCGACCGGGAAGTGTTCAAACAGCACATCATGCACTACCTGACCCCGGAAACCCGGTCATCCACCCATTACTGGTGGTCGATGTCCAACGACTTTGCCTTGGACAACGAGGCGTACTACGCGGGCCTGAAGTCTCATCTGGCCGAAGGTTTCGCAGAAGACCGCTGGGCCTGCAACCACATGCAGACCCTGCTCGACAACGACCACATTGATTACAACGA